The window CACGGCGCACAGCCCCAGGGCCAGGGAGAGCCCCCAGTGGCGGTTGGTCGGCGGCTGCTCGGCAACGGGCTCGCGCATGTACATCAGGTAGACAATACGGATGTAGAAGTAGACCGAGAGCGCCGAGTTGAGTACGGCGACGATCACCAGCCCCACCAGCCCGGATCGCATCGCGGCGATGAACAGGTAGTACTTGCCGAAGAACCCGGCCAGCGGTGGAATCCCGGCCAGGCTGAACAGGCAGACCGCCATGGCCAGCGCCACACCGGGCCTTCGCGCGGCCAGTCCGGCGTAGCCCTCGATGTCGAACGACTGCTCGTTGCGGCCGCTGACCACGATCACCACGGCGAACGCGCCGATGTTCATCAGGGTGTAGGCCGTCAGGTAGTACAGCAGCGAGCCCGCGCCGTCATTGGGGTTGGTGAACAGCGCGGCCAGTCCGACCAGCATGTACCCGGCGTGGGCGATGGAGGAGTAGGCGAGCATGCGCTTGATATTGCGCTGGACCAGCGCCACCACGTTGCCGTAGGTCATGGTGATCACGGCCAAGGCGGTCAGCGTGTAGACCCAGACGTTGTGCACCGGCGCGGGGAACGGTCCGAGCAGCTCGCCGATCACGCGCAGCAGCGCGGCAAAGGCCGCGATTTTGACTACAGCGGCCATCAGCCCGGTGACCGGTGTGGGCGCGCCGTCGTACACGTCGGGGGTCCACATGTGGAACGGCACCGCCGCGATCTTGAAGCCCAGGCCGACAATCAGCAGGCCGATCCCGGCCGTGCCGACGATCGTCTCGCGGGGCATGGAGCGCGCGATCTCGCGCAAATGCGTGCTGCCGCCCTGCCCGTAGAGCAGCGCCATGCCGTAGAGCAAAAACGCCGTGGCGAACGCGCCGAGCAGGAAGTACTTCAGCGCGGCCTCGCCCGAGCGCCGCTGGCGTTGCAGCAGTCCGGCCAGCACGTAGATCGAGATCGACATGATCTCCAGGCCCAGGAAGATAATTAAGAGGTCGTTGGTCGCGACCATGCAGATCGCGCCGAACAACGCCGAGAGCAACAGGAAGTAGTATTCGCCGGACTCGATCCGCTCCAGTTCGAGGTAGCGCGGGCTGATCAGCGACACCAGCAGGGTCGCGCCCACCAGCAGGAAGCTCAGCAGCAGGCCGTAGTGGTCCAGGGCCACGCAGCGGCCGAAGGCCTCGATCCCCGCGCGATCCCAGACCAAAACCAGCAGCACGAGGGTCGCGGCCAGCCCGGCGCTGGTCAGCATTGCGGCCAGCTCGGCCTGCTCGCGTCGCGGCTTATGCGCCAGGGCGATGATCGAGAGCAGCACCACGGTCATGGTCACCAGCACCAACAGGTGCGGGGCAACGGCGATCCAGACCATGTCTCCTGGCAGCCTCATCCGATCCCCCTACGGCGCCAGCATCGCGGCGGCGTGACGCAACGCGGGCCCGGCCTGGGCCGCGGCGCCGCCATCGGTCACGCCGATCTGTTGCAGCAGCGCGTTGACGCTGGGCTCGATCAACGCCAGGAAAGTGTTGGGATGCAGGCCGATCCAGAAGACCATCAGCACCAGCGGCAGCATGTAGGCCCACTCCCGCGGGCGCATGTCCTCGATCTCGGCATTGGCCTCGTTGGTCACCTCGCCGAACATCACGCGCTGGTACATCCAGAGCATGTAGACCGCGGCCAGCACCACGCCCGTGGCCGCGGCCACGGTCAGCGGTACGCTGTTGCGGAAGCTCCCGAGCAAAATCAGGAACTCGCCGGTAAAGCCGTTGGTGCCCGGCAGGCCGATCGAACTCAGGGTGAGGATCATCAGAAACACGGCGAACACCGGCACCACGCGGCCCAGGCCGCCGAAGTCGCGGATCATCCGCGTGTGTCGCCGCTCGTAAAGCATGCCCACCAGCAGAAACAGCCCGCCGGTGGAGATGCCGTGATTGATCATCTGCAACACCGAGCCCTGCATGCCCATGGTGTTGAAGGCGAACATCCCGAGCATCACGAATCCTAAATGGCTCACCGAGCTGTAGGCCACCAGCTTCTTGACGTCGGGCTGGACCATCGCCACCAGCGCGCCGTAGACGATGCCGATCACCGCCAACATGCTGATCAAGGGCGCGGCCTGGAACGCGGCGCCGGGGAACAGGCCGATGGCGAAACGCAGGAAGCCGTAGGTCCCCATCTTGAGCATCACGCCGGCCAGAATCACCGAGCCCGCCGTGGGCGCCTCGACGTGGGCGTCGGGCAGCCAGGTGTGGAACGGGAACATCGGCACCTTGATCGCGAACGCCAGGGCGAACCCGGCGAACAGCACGAGCTGCGCGGTCGCTCCGAGCATTCGCGTGCGCGCGGCGAGCTCGAAGTAATCGAAGCTCGAGCCGCACGACTTATACAGATAGAGAATCGCGGCGAGCATCAGCACCGAGCCGACCATCGTGTAAACGAAGAACTTGACCGCCGCGTAGATCCGGCGCGGCCCGCCCCAGACCCCGATGATCAGGTACATCGGGATCAGCATCAGCTCCCAAAACACGTAGAACAGGAACATGTCCAGGGCCACGAACACGCCGGTCATGCCGAACTGCAGCAGCAGCATCGCGATCATGTACTGCTTGACGCGCACCGTGATGTAACGATAGGCGCTCAGCGCGCAGATCGGACCCAGGAACGTGGTCAGCAGCACCAGCAGCAGGCTGATGCCGTCCACGCCCACCAGGTAGTGCACGGAGAAGGCGCTGATCCATTCCAGCGGCACCTCGAACAGGAACAGCCCCTTCACACCGGCCGCTGGCGAGGCGTGGGCGATCAGCCGCGCGTACTCAAAATACAGCGGCAGCGAGAGCACGAAGGTTGCCAAC of the Candidatus Alcyoniella australis genome contains:
- a CDS encoding NADH-quinone oxidoreductase subunit N, with the protein product MRLPGDMVWIAVAPHLLVLVTMTVVLLSIIALAHKPRREQAELAAMLTSAGLAATLVLLVLVWDRAGIEAFGRCVALDHYGLLLSFLLVGATLLVSLISPRYLELERIESGEYYFLLLSALFGAICMVATNDLLIIFLGLEIMSISIYVLAGLLQRQRRSGEAALKYFLLGAFATAFLLYGMALLYGQGGSTHLREIARSMPRETIVGTAGIGLLIVGLGFKIAAVPFHMWTPDVYDGAPTPVTGLMAAVVKIAAFAALLRVIGELLGPFPAPVHNVWVYTLTALAVITMTYGNVVALVQRNIKRMLAYSSIAHAGYMLVGLAALFTNPNDGAGSLLYYLTAYTLMNIGAFAVVIVVSGRNEQSFDIEGYAGLAARRPGVALAMAVCLFSLAGIPPLAGFFGKYYLFIAAMRSGLVGLVIVAVLNSALSVYFYIRIVYLMYMREPVAEQPPTNRHWGLSLALGLCAVAVLLLGLFPNSLLRLIAESLGVFF
- a CDS encoding NADH-quinone oxidoreductase subunit M, yielding MHYLDQRWISLVTFLPLLAALALLLIPSRRERLVRHFTLGATLATFVLSLPLYFEYARLIAHASPAAGVKGLFLFEVPLEWISAFSVHYLVGVDGISLLLVLLTTFLGPICALSAYRYITVRVKQYMIAMLLLQFGMTGVFVALDMFLFYVFWELMLIPMYLIIGVWGGPRRIYAAVKFFVYTMVGSVLMLAAILYLYKSCGSSFDYFELAARTRMLGATAQLVLFAGFALAFAIKVPMFPFHTWLPDAHVEAPTAGSVILAGVMLKMGTYGFLRFAIGLFPGAAFQAAPLISMLAVIGIVYGALVAMVQPDVKKLVAYSSVSHLGFVMLGMFAFNTMGMQGSVLQMINHGISTGGLFLLVGMLYERRHTRMIRDFGGLGRVVPVFAVFLMILTLSSIGLPGTNGFTGEFLILLGSFRNSVPLTVAAATGVVLAAVYMLWMYQRVMFGEVTNEANAEIEDMRPREWAYMLPLVLMVFWIGLHPNTFLALIEPSVNALLQQIGVTDGGAAAQAGPALRHAAAMLAP